A genomic window from Algoriphagus sp. Y33 includes:
- the htpG gene encoding molecular chaperone HtpG, whose amino-acid sequence MQEKGTISIHTENIFPIIKKFLYSDNEIFLRELVSNAVDATQKIKRLATLGQYTGELGDTTVEVSFDEKKKTITISDRGLGMTAEEIKKYINQVAFSGAEEFVEKFKDAKDANEIIGKFGLGFYSAFMVADKVEINTLSYQEGAEAAKWTCDGSTSFEISKGKRKERGTDIILHINKDSEEFLDKWKLQGILDKYAKFLPVPIKFGTKTESVEDGVDDKGEKKWKSIEVDNFINTTAPIWTKSPSDLTDEDYLKFYKELYPMSEDPLFWIHLNVDYPFNLTGVLYFPKVKNEFELQRNKIKLFSRQVFITDEVKDIVPEFLMLLHGVIDSPDIPLNVSRSFLQADGNVKKINSYITKKVADKLAELYKKDRKAYEDKWDDIGLFVKYGMISEEKFYEKGKDFALLKNTKGEFFTIEEYQSKVKPNQTDKNDQAVILYATDLDKQDSFIQSANKKDYDVLVMDSPIDSHFIQNLESKLEKTQLKRVDADVAEKLIQKDETYANLLTEDQSKEVKEIFDKAINNKTYTVEVEGLSPEELPVTITMEEFMRRMKEMAATGGGGMGFYGSLPDAYKVAINGNHPVVDKVLKAATEEEKIKIAKQAFDLALLSQGLLTGKDLTAFVKRSVELL is encoded by the coding sequence ATGCAGGAAAAAGGCACGATCTCGATCCATACCGAGAACATTTTCCCGATTATCAAGAAGTTTCTCTATTCTGATAACGAGATTTTTCTAAGAGAACTTGTTTCCAACGCCGTCGATGCGACCCAAAAAATCAAGCGTTTAGCGACATTAGGTCAGTATACAGGCGAATTGGGTGACACAACAGTCGAGGTGAGTTTCGACGAGAAAAAGAAAACCATCACCATCTCTGACCGAGGACTTGGGATGACCGCTGAGGAGATCAAAAAGTACATCAACCAGGTCGCTTTCTCAGGCGCTGAGGAGTTTGTAGAGAAATTCAAGGATGCCAAAGATGCCAATGAGATCATCGGTAAGTTTGGTCTGGGTTTCTATTCGGCATTTATGGTTGCAGATAAAGTGGAAATCAACACGCTTTCATATCAAGAAGGCGCGGAAGCTGCAAAATGGACTTGCGACGGATCTACTTCTTTCGAAATCTCCAAAGGAAAAAGAAAAGAACGCGGAACCGACATTATTCTACATATCAACAAAGATTCTGAAGAATTCTTGGACAAGTGGAAGCTTCAGGGAATCCTTGACAAATACGCAAAATTCCTTCCTGTCCCGATAAAATTTGGCACGAAAACCGAATCTGTAGAAGATGGAGTGGATGACAAGGGCGAGAAGAAATGGAAGTCAATAGAAGTGGATAACTTCATCAATACTACCGCTCCTATCTGGACCAAGTCTCCTAGTGATCTAACAGATGAAGATTACCTGAAATTCTACAAGGAGCTGTATCCTATGTCTGAGGATCCGCTTTTCTGGATTCACTTGAATGTGGATTATCCGTTCAACTTGACGGGGGTTCTGTATTTCCCGAAAGTGAAAAACGAATTCGAGCTTCAGCGTAACAAGATCAAATTATTTAGCCGTCAGGTATTTATCACGGATGAGGTAAAAGACATTGTTCCTGAATTCTTGATGCTCCTTCATGGTGTGATCGACTCTCCGGATATTCCTCTTAACGTGTCCAGAAGCTTCTTGCAGGCCGATGGCAATGTGAAGAAAATCAATTCCTACATCACCAAGAAGGTGGCGGATAAACTTGCTGAGCTTTACAAAAAAGACAGAAAGGCTTACGAAGACAAGTGGGATGACATTGGCCTTTTCGTAAAATACGGAATGATCTCTGAGGAGAAATTCTACGAAAAAGGAAAAGATTTCGCTTTGCTGAAAAACACCAAAGGGGAGTTCTTCACCATCGAAGAATATCAATCTAAAGTGAAGCCAAATCAGACAGATAAGAATGACCAGGCGGTGATCTTGTATGCGACAGATTTGGATAAGCAAGACAGTTTTATCCAGTCTGCCAACAAGAAAGATTATGATGTATTGGTGATGGATTCGCCGATTGATAGCCATTTTATCCAAAACTTAGAATCCAAGTTGGAAAAAACACAACTGAAGCGTGTGGATGCCGATGTAGCTGAGAAGCTAATCCAGAAGGATGAAACTTATGCCAACTTGCTGACCGAAGATCAGAGCAAGGAAGTGAAAGAAATCTTCGATAAGGCGATCAACAACAAGACTTACACAGTAGAAGTGGAAGGCTTGAGTCCTGAGGAACTTCCGGTTACGATCACTATGGAGGAATTCATGCGTAGAATGAAGGAAATGGCTGCTACAGGTGGCGGAGGAATGGGCTTCTACGGTTCACTTCCTGATGCCTACAAAGTTGCGATCAACGGAAACCATCCGGTAGTGGATAAAGTTCTAAAAGCAGCAACTGAAGAAGAGAAGATAAAAATAGCCAAGCAGGCATTTGATCTGGCGCTTCTTTCTCAAGGATTACTTACGGGTAAGGATTTGACTGCCTTTGTAAAGAGAAGTGTGGAGTTGCTTTAA
- a CDS encoding Rrf2 family transcriptional regulator — MLSKKTKYALHALTYLGKHKDEKTVLIQEIAEEHGISHKFLENILLELKKAGMLGSKKGKGGGYYLIKEPKDIPLSRVIRLLDGPIALLPCVSLNYYEPCDECKNEAVCGINRVMIQVRDETLKILENKTLEDILKEE, encoded by the coding sequence ATGCTTTCTAAAAAGACCAAATACGCCCTACATGCCCTGACCTATTTGGGCAAGCACAAAGACGAAAAGACGGTGCTGATTCAGGAGATAGCCGAAGAGCATGGGATTTCACATAAGTTTTTGGAAAATATCTTATTGGAGCTGAAAAAAGCCGGAATGCTGGGAAGCAAAAAAGGAAAAGGCGGAGGATATTATCTGATCAAAGAACCTAAAGATATTCCACTTTCCAGAGTGATTAGATTGCTGGATGGCCCCATTGCCTTGCTTCCCTGTGTAAGTTTAAACTACTACGAACCTTGTGATGAATGTAAAAATGAGGCGGTTTGCGGAATAAATCGAGTGATGATCCAAGTTAGAGATGAGACCCTTAAAATACTGGAAAACAAAACCTTAGAAGATATTTTGAAGGAAGAGTAA
- a CDS encoding DUF2061 domain-containing protein — MILDQPLKKLFAGKPGKDSNAKSLLKSISWRIVGTIDTVIISYFVTGEFVMAISIGSVEVFSKIILYYFHERAWESVSKVESNDTDKEFA, encoded by the coding sequence ATGATTTTAGACCAACCACTTAAAAAGCTGTTTGCAGGAAAGCCGGGAAAAGATAGCAATGCCAAGAGCTTGCTGAAATCTATTTCTTGGAGAATCGTCGGGACCATAGATACGGTCATTATCTCATATTTCGTGACCGGGGAATTCGTGATGGCGATCTCGATCGGGTCGGTTGAAGTGTTTTCTAAAATCATCCTCTATTATTTCCACGAACGTGCTTGGGAAAGCGTCTCAAAAGTAGAATCCAATGACACAGATAAAGAATTTGCATGA